A window from Micromonospora terminaliae encodes these proteins:
- a CDS encoding DUF6104 family protein: MYFTDRGIEELVERRGDEQVSLEWLGERLRDFVDLNPEFETPIERFATWLARLDDEDDE, encoded by the coding sequence ATGTACTTCACCGACCGTGGCATCGAGGAACTGGTCGAACGCCGGGGCGACGAGCAGGTCAGCCTGGAGTGGCTGGGCGAGCGGCTACGTGACTTCGTAGACCTGAACCCGGAGTTCGAGACCCCGATCGAGCGGTTCGCCACCTGGCTGGCCCGGCTGGACGACGAGGACGACGAGTGA
- a CDS encoding acetate/propionate family kinase, whose translation MSRILVLNCGSSSVKYRLYDGDEVRAKGTVERVGEPGGGPADHETAVRQIIEGLDLAGLAGVGHRVVHGGRKFSAPVRIDDRVVAAIEDLVPLAPLHNPANLAGIRVAREALPDTPQVAVFDTAFHHTLPEAAATYAIDRELAERYGVRRYGFHGTSHGYVSRRTAELLGRPYGELNTITLHLGNGASACAVQGGRSVATSMGMSPLEGLVMGTRSGDLDPTIIFHLRREAGMGVDDIDDLLNHRSGLLGLTGANDMREVLARRDAGDPAAALAFEVYRRRITGYVGAYYALLGRVDAITFTAGVGEHAAPVRAAALAGLDRLGIAVDPARNAGSGDRVISPDGTEVTVCVIATDEEREIAQETRAALNA comes from the coding sequence ATGAGCCGGATCCTGGTCCTGAACTGCGGGTCCTCGTCGGTCAAGTACCGCCTCTACGACGGCGACGAGGTGCGGGCCAAGGGCACCGTCGAGCGGGTCGGCGAGCCCGGCGGCGGGCCGGCCGACCACGAGACCGCGGTGCGGCAGATCATCGAGGGGCTCGACCTGGCGGGGCTGGCCGGCGTGGGGCACCGGGTGGTGCACGGTGGGCGGAAGTTCAGCGCGCCGGTGCGGATCGACGACCGGGTCGTCGCCGCCATCGAGGACCTCGTCCCGCTCGCCCCGCTGCACAACCCGGCCAACCTGGCCGGCATCCGGGTGGCCCGGGAGGCGCTGCCGGACACCCCGCAGGTCGCGGTCTTCGACACCGCGTTCCACCACACGCTGCCCGAGGCCGCCGCCACCTACGCCATCGACCGGGAGCTCGCCGAGCGGTACGGCGTGCGGCGGTACGGCTTCCACGGCACCTCGCACGGGTACGTCTCGCGGCGCACGGCGGAACTGCTCGGCCGCCCGTACGGCGAGTTGAACACCATCACGCTGCACCTGGGCAACGGGGCGAGCGCCTGCGCGGTCCAGGGTGGCCGGAGCGTCGCCACCTCGATGGGCATGTCGCCGCTGGAGGGCCTCGTCATGGGCACCCGCAGCGGCGACCTCGACCCGACGATCATCTTCCACCTGCGCCGCGAGGCCGGCATGGGCGTGGACGACATCGACGACCTGCTCAACCACCGCAGCGGCCTGCTCGGGCTGACCGGGGCCAACGACATGCGCGAGGTGCTGGCCCGCCGGGACGCCGGCGACCCGGCCGCCGCGCTCGCCTTCGAGGTCTACCGCCGCCGGATCACCGGGTACGTGGGCGCGTACTACGCCCTGCTCGGGCGGGTCGACGCGATCACCTTCACGGCCGGGGTCGGCGAGCACGCCGCCCCGGTGCGGGCGGCGGCGCTGGCCGGCCTGGACCGGCTCGGCATCGCCGTGGACCCGGCGCGCAACGCCGGCAGCGGCGACCGGGTCATCTCCCCCGACGGCACCGAGGTCACGGTGTGCGTGATCGCCACCGACGAGGAGCGCGAGATAGCCCAGGAGACCCGGGCGGCGCTGAACGCCTGA
- a CDS encoding nucleotidyltransferase domain-containing protein, which yields MDGLAERQLAAIREVVELTAGAGIAVWLRGGWAMDFHLGAVSRPHVDVDWYCWRRDAGRLAARLGGQGWRPDPRMPVEKQLDLLRGDVELSFAYLDQDPAGRVVVGAGPWAGTPLPEGMLDAPPGRIGPHTAPVISVAAQIEFKEMYPVWMPDRPRRPKDAADLARLRAGRPTG from the coding sequence GTGGACGGGCTGGCCGAGCGGCAACTCGCCGCGATCCGCGAGGTCGTCGAGCTGACCGCCGGGGCCGGGATCGCGGTGTGGCTGCGCGGTGGCTGGGCCATGGACTTCCACCTCGGCGCGGTGAGCCGGCCGCACGTGGATGTCGACTGGTACTGCTGGCGGCGCGACGCCGGCCGGCTGGCCGCCCGGCTCGGCGGGCAGGGCTGGCGCCCCGATCCGCGGATGCCGGTCGAGAAGCAGCTCGACCTTCTGCGCGGCGACGTCGAGCTGAGCTTCGCGTACCTGGACCAGGACCCGGCGGGCCGGGTGGTGGTCGGGGCCGGGCCGTGGGCCGGCACCCCGCTGCCGGAGGGGATGCTGGACGCGCCGCCGGGCCGGATCGGCCCGCACACCGCCCCGGTGATCAGCGTGGCGGCCCAGATCGAGTTCAAGGAGATGTACCCGGTCTGGATGCCCGACCGGCCCCGCCGCCCCAAGGACGCCGCGGACCTGGCCCGGCTGCGCGCCGGCCGGCCAACCGGCTGA
- a CDS encoding alpha/beta hydrolase family protein, whose protein sequence is MRRRPAAMIAAAALLSTGLAGCSGGTAPAGRPAPDAPPKATTPAPRVPPGHAPKESFAVGVRQLKLNRDGDRPLPVTLWYPARGEAGGTAERSAPAAAGRFPVVLFSHGLGGRPEDYRVLLTRWAAAGFVVAAPKFPHTGAGGDGNPLDVLNQPADVSYVLTQVLALDTRAGDPLRGRLDPERVAATGHSAGGVTTIGLFTAGRDERLDAGIVFAGTSLGVGTAFAGAAAPQLFVHGEADEVVDYAAGKAVYDAVPWPKAMLSLPKGDHGRALLSDGTALRVVADTTVEFLRWTLYGDEAAKKRLPADATRGGLATLDDHL, encoded by the coding sequence ATGCGCCGTCGCCCCGCCGCCATGATCGCCGCCGCCGCCCTGCTCAGCACGGGTCTGGCCGGCTGCTCGGGCGGGACCGCCCCGGCCGGGCGTCCCGCCCCCGACGCGCCACCCAAGGCCACCACACCCGCGCCGCGGGTGCCTCCCGGGCACGCACCCAAGGAGAGCTTCGCGGTGGGCGTACGCCAGTTGAAGCTGAACCGCGACGGCGACCGCCCGCTGCCGGTGACCCTCTGGTACCCGGCGCGGGGTGAGGCCGGTGGCACGGCGGAGCGGTCCGCCCCGGCGGCGGCCGGGCGGTTCCCGGTGGTGCTGTTCAGCCACGGGCTGGGCGGCCGGCCGGAGGACTACCGGGTGCTGCTGACCCGCTGGGCGGCGGCCGGGTTCGTGGTGGCCGCGCCGAAGTTCCCGCACACCGGCGCCGGTGGTGACGGCAACCCGCTGGACGTGCTCAACCAGCCGGCCGACGTGTCGTACGTGCTGACCCAGGTGCTCGCCCTCGACACCCGGGCGGGTGACCCGCTGCGCGGCCGGCTGGACCCGGAGCGGGTGGCGGCGACCGGCCACAGCGCGGGCGGCGTGACCACGATCGGGCTGTTCACAGCGGGCCGGGACGAACGCCTGGACGCCGGCATCGTCTTCGCCGGCACGTCGCTCGGCGTCGGCACCGCGTTCGCCGGGGCGGCGGCCCCGCAGCTCTTCGTGCACGGCGAGGCCGACGAGGTGGTGGACTACGCCGCGGGCAAGGCGGTCTACGACGCGGTGCCCTGGCCCAAGGCGATGCTCAGCCTGCCGAAGGGCGACCACGGGCGGGCCCTGCTCAGCGACGGCACGGCGCTGCGGGTGGTCGCCGACACCACGGTCGAGTTCCTGCGCTGGACGCTCTACGGCGACGAGGCGGCGAAGAAGCGGCTCCCGGCCGACGCGACCCGCGGCGGCCTGGCCACCCTGGACGACCATCTCTGA
- a CDS encoding alpha/beta hydrolase family protein: MRVQRLVAALLVALVAGCGPAVAATDDRVPPFGPAPLRPYAVGVRQFVLDPDGPRPLPVTVWYPAEPTAASPAPAAQTTPGPSGGTAPGPTGSSAGFPRRDAPVAAGRFPVVVHSHGLRSLPELHAPLTTRWAVAGFVVAAPTYPRTNLRARDFTRADVRNQPADGWRLIRHLVRLDARPGDPLAGHLAVDRFAAAGHSAGGFTTAGMFAPGHSPRLRAGIVIAGGGLAGSFAGPVAPVLFVHGGADPVVPESVGRAAYARSLGPAAFLGLPGQGHGEYLTPGRPGFAQVLAATTDFLRWTLYDDRAALRRLPADARVPGVTTLTTRALPA, from the coding sequence GTGAGGGTGCAGCGGCTGGTCGCCGCGCTGCTGGTGGCGCTGGTGGCCGGTTGCGGCCCGGCGGTCGCCGCCACCGACGACCGGGTCCCGCCCTTCGGCCCGGCGCCGCTGCGGCCGTACGCCGTGGGCGTGCGCCAGTTCGTCCTCGACCCCGACGGCCCCCGGCCGCTGCCGGTCACCGTCTGGTACCCGGCCGAGCCCACCGCCGCGTCCCCCGCCCCCGCCGCCCAAACGACGCCCGGCCCGAGCGGCGGCACGGCGCCCGGCCCGACCGGCAGCTCGGCGGGCTTTCCGCGGCGGGACGCCCCGGTGGCCGCCGGACGGTTCCCGGTGGTCGTCCACAGCCACGGACTGCGCAGCCTCCCCGAGCTGCACGCCCCGCTGACGACCCGCTGGGCGGTGGCCGGGTTCGTGGTGGCCGCCCCGACCTACCCCCGGACCAACCTGCGGGCACGCGACTTCACCCGCGCCGACGTGCGGAACCAGCCCGCCGACGGCTGGCGGCTGATCCGCCACCTGGTGCGCCTCGACGCCCGGCCCGGTGACCCGCTCGCCGGGCACCTCGCGGTGGACCGGTTCGCCGCCGCCGGGCACTCCGCGGGCGGCTTCACCACGGCCGGCATGTTCGCCCCGGGCCACTCGCCCCGGCTGCGCGCCGGCATCGTCATCGCGGGCGGCGGGCTGGCCGGCAGCTTCGCCGGCCCGGTGGCGCCCGTGCTCTTCGTGCACGGCGGCGCGGACCCCGTCGTACCGGAGTCGGTGGGCCGGGCCGCCTACGCCCGCAGTCTCGGGCCGGCGGCCTTCCTGGGCCTCCCGGGTCAGGGCCACGGCGAGTACCTGACCCCGGGCCGGCCCGGGTTCGCGCAGGTCCTCGCCGCCACCACCGACTTCCTCCGGTGGACCCTCTACGACGACCGGGCTGCCCTTCGCCGCCTCCCCGCCGACGCACGCGTCCCCGGCGTCACGACCCTCACCACGCGCGCCCTGCCCGCATGA
- a CDS encoding NAD(P)-dependent malic enzyme: MPTSTPDPADPVFRLHLGGKMAVASTVPLTSREDLSLAYTPGVARVCEAIAADPDLADDYTWVSHTVAVVTDGSAVLGLGNIGPRAALPVMEGKAVLFKQFAGVDAVPICLDTQDVDEIVATVRALAPSFGGINLEDISAPRCFEVERRLDEALPIPVFHDDQHGTAIVVLAALRNAATLLNRKLGDLRVAVSGAGAAGVAVTKMLVAGGVNPDQVVVCDSRGIIGRHRELTGTKAELAETTNADGRQGDITEALRGADVLVGVSGGQIPEAAVAGMAPGGIVFALANPTPEVHPEVAARHVAVVATGRSDYPNQINNVLAFPGVFRGALDARATRITDGMKVAAADAIANVVAESLTPEAIVPSPLDPRVAPAVAEAVAEAARRDGVARR, from the coding sequence ATGCCTACGTCCACCCCGGACCCCGCTGATCCCGTTTTCCGGCTGCACCTCGGCGGCAAGATGGCCGTCGCCTCGACCGTGCCGCTCACCAGCCGGGAGGACCTCTCCCTCGCGTACACCCCGGGTGTGGCCCGGGTCTGCGAGGCGATCGCCGCCGACCCCGACCTCGCCGACGACTACACCTGGGTGTCGCACACCGTCGCGGTGGTCACCGACGGGTCGGCCGTACTCGGCCTGGGCAACATCGGCCCGCGCGCCGCGCTGCCGGTCATGGAGGGCAAGGCGGTGCTGTTCAAGCAGTTCGCGGGCGTGGACGCGGTGCCGATCTGCCTGGACACCCAGGACGTGGACGAGATCGTGGCGACGGTGCGCGCGCTTGCACCCTCGTTCGGCGGGATCAACCTGGAGGACATCAGCGCCCCGCGCTGCTTCGAGGTGGAGCGCCGGCTCGACGAGGCGCTCCCCATCCCGGTCTTCCACGACGACCAGCACGGCACCGCCATCGTGGTGCTGGCCGCCCTGCGCAACGCCGCCACCCTGCTCAACCGCAAGCTGGGCGACCTGCGGGTGGCCGTCAGCGGCGCCGGCGCGGCCGGCGTGGCGGTGACGAAGATGCTGGTGGCCGGGGGCGTCAACCCGGACCAGGTGGTGGTCTGCGACTCCCGGGGCATCATCGGCCGGCACCGCGAGCTGACCGGGACCAAAGCCGAGCTGGCCGAGACCACCAACGCCGACGGACGGCAGGGCGACATCACCGAGGCGCTGCGCGGCGCGGACGTCCTGGTCGGCGTCTCCGGCGGGCAGATCCCGGAGGCGGCGGTGGCCGGCATGGCCCCCGGAGGCATCGTCTTCGCGCTGGCCAACCCCACCCCGGAGGTGCACCCCGAGGTGGCCGCCCGGCACGTGGCCGTGGTCGCCACCGGGCGCAGCGACTACCCGAACCAGATCAACAACGTGCTCGCCTTCCCCGGCGTGTTCCGCGGCGCGCTGGACGCCCGCGCTACCCGGATCACCGACGGGATGAAGGTGGCCGCGGCCGACGCCATCGCCAACGTGGTGGCCGAGTCGCTGACGCCGGAGGCGATCGTGCCCTCCCCGCTTGACCCGCGGGTCGCCCCCGCCGTCGCCGAGGCGGTCGCCGAGGCGGCCCGCCGCGACGGGGTCGCCCGCCGCTGA
- the pta gene encoding phosphate acetyltransferase → MARSVYLTSVGSGGGKSTVALGLAELLSRQVERIGAFRPLVAGQHPDPILALLTERYRVRLPVDELHGTTYAEAAALVADGRREELISRIVARYRAVERHCPAVVVVGSDFTDGDGAGARELAFNARLATEFSSVVVPVVDGFGQPPEAITAALRGAYHDLEDLGATVVAVVANRVPGPMTLPELPVPAYAIPEVPTVSAPTVAEVAAALGATLLAGDQAALDRDVLDYVVGAAHVPTLLDHFTDGALVITPGDRDDLLVAAGAAHVAGQASLAGLVLTLGEQPDPRAMRLFEALNTGLAVLSVRSDSYDTVAASSRIEGRPSVANPRKVEAALGAFERCVDTDDLARRLRVSRTERVTPLMFENDLIDRARARRRRLVLPEGSEERILRAAEVLLRRGVADLTLLGRPGDVARRTRELGIDIGDAQVVDPVTSEWRDGFAAEYAKLRAHRGVTVELAHDIVAQPNYFGTMMVQTGHADGMVSGATHTTAATIRPAFEIIRTVPGVSVASSVFFMLLADRVLVYGDCAVNPDPDAAQLADIAISSADTAARFGIEPRVAMLSYSTGDSGFGADVEKVAAATKLVRERRPELLVEGPIQYDAAIDPQVAATKLPDSPVAGRATVFIFPDLNTGNNTYKAVQRSAGAVAVGPVMQGLRRPVNDLSRGATVPDIVNTVAITAIQAATGESE, encoded by the coding sequence GTGGCGCGCAGCGTGTACCTGACCAGCGTGGGGTCGGGCGGGGGCAAGTCGACGGTCGCGCTCGGGCTGGCCGAGCTGCTGTCCCGGCAGGTCGAGCGGATCGGGGCCTTCCGGCCGCTGGTCGCCGGTCAGCACCCGGATCCGATCCTCGCCCTGCTCACCGAGCGCTACCGGGTGCGACTGCCGGTCGACGAGCTGCACGGCACGACCTACGCCGAGGCCGCCGCCCTGGTCGCGGACGGCCGGCGGGAGGAGCTGATCTCCCGCATCGTGGCCCGTTACCGGGCGGTCGAGCGGCACTGCCCCGCGGTGGTCGTGGTGGGCAGCGACTTCACGGACGGGGACGGCGCCGGCGCCCGCGAGCTCGCGTTCAACGCCCGGCTGGCCACCGAGTTCAGCAGCGTGGTGGTGCCCGTGGTCGACGGGTTCGGGCAGCCGCCCGAGGCCATCACGGCGGCCCTGCGCGGGGCGTACCACGATCTGGAGGACCTGGGCGCGACGGTGGTGGCGGTGGTCGCCAACCGGGTGCCCGGGCCCATGACGCTGCCCGAGCTGCCCGTCCCCGCGTACGCCATCCCGGAGGTGCCGACCGTGTCGGCGCCGACGGTGGCGGAGGTGGCGGCGGCGCTCGGCGCCACCCTGCTCGCCGGCGACCAGGCCGCGCTGGACCGGGACGTGCTCGACTACGTGGTCGGCGCGGCGCACGTGCCCACCCTGCTGGACCACTTCACCGACGGGGCCCTGGTGATCACCCCGGGCGACCGGGACGACCTGCTCGTGGCGGCCGGCGCCGCGCACGTCGCCGGGCAGGCCTCCCTGGCCGGCCTCGTGCTCACCCTCGGCGAACAGCCCGACCCGCGGGCCATGCGGCTGTTCGAGGCGCTGAACACCGGGCTGGCCGTGCTCTCCGTGCGCAGCGACAGCTACGACACCGTGGCGGCGTCCAGCCGGATCGAGGGCCGGCCCAGCGTCGCGAACCCGCGCAAGGTCGAGGCCGCCCTGGGTGCCTTCGAGCGCTGCGTGGACACCGACGACCTGGCCCGCCGGCTGCGGGTCAGCCGGACCGAGCGGGTCACCCCGCTGATGTTCGAGAACGACCTCATCGACCGGGCCCGGGCACGCCGCCGGCGGCTCGTGCTGCCCGAGGGCAGCGAGGAGCGCATCCTGCGCGCCGCCGAGGTGCTGCTGCGCCGGGGCGTCGCGGACCTGACGCTGCTGGGACGCCCCGGCGACGTGGCCCGGCGCACCCGCGAGCTGGGCATCGACATCGGTGACGCGCAGGTCGTCGACCCGGTCACCAGCGAGTGGCGGGACGGGTTCGCCGCCGAGTACGCGAAGCTGCGCGCGCACCGGGGCGTCACCGTCGAGCTGGCGCACGACATCGTGGCCCAGCCCAACTACTTCGGCACCATGATGGTGCAGACCGGCCACGCCGACGGCATGGTGTCCGGTGCCACCCACACCACGGCGGCCACCATCCGGCCCGCCTTCGAGATCATCCGGACCGTGCCGGGCGTCTCCGTCGCCTCCAGCGTGTTCTTCATGCTGCTCGCCGACCGGGTGCTCGTCTACGGCGACTGCGCGGTGAACCCCGACCCGGACGCCGCCCAGCTCGCCGACATCGCCATCTCCTCGGCCGACACGGCCGCCCGGTTCGGCATCGAGCCGCGGGTCGCCATGCTGTCCTACTCGACCGGTGACTCCGGCTTCGGCGCCGACGTGGAGAAGGTCGCGGCCGCCACCAAGCTCGTCCGGGAGCGCCGGCCGGAGCTGCTCGTGGAGGGGCCGATCCAGTACGACGCGGCGATCGACCCGCAGGTCGCGGCCACCAAGCTGCCGGACAGCCCCGTCGCAGGGCGGGCCACGGTCTTCATCTTCCCGGACCTGAACACCGGCAACAACACGTACAAGGCGGTGCAGCGCTCGGCCGGCGCGGTGGCGGTCGGCCCGGTCATGCAGGGCCTGCGCCGGCCCGTCAACGACCTGTCCCGGGGCGCCACCGTGCCGGACATCGTCAACACGGTGGCGATCACCGCCATCCAGGCCGCCACCGGGGAGTCGGAATGA
- a CDS encoding DUF998 domain-containing protein, whose amino-acid sequence MDPEPRRPPQDAVTVRHLRLGIGSVGIALPVALVVGHLIAARRLTLLDSLSGYYHTEMRDVFVGALCAVGVFLIAYRYRWPDDALGTLAGLLAIAVALFPTTVGAAPGTTSPSDRWVGVVHQVAAAALFVLLAVFCLVLFTRPDRAGVAPSRSAVRFYRACGGVILVAIAVALASTQLPAEVRHTLKPVLWCETVAVFAFGAAWVAKSDALFRAAGEGSKDPGEASRDLVA is encoded by the coding sequence ATGGATCCCGAACCCCGCAGGCCGCCGCAGGACGCGGTTACGGTCCGTCACCTGCGCCTCGGCATCGGCTCCGTCGGCATCGCGCTGCCGGTGGCGCTGGTGGTCGGTCACCTGATCGCCGCCCGCCGGCTCACCCTGCTCGACTCGCTCAGCGGCTACTACCACACCGAGATGCGCGACGTCTTCGTCGGCGCGCTGTGCGCCGTCGGGGTCTTCCTGATCGCGTACCGGTACCGCTGGCCGGACGACGCGCTGGGCACCCTCGCCGGGCTGCTGGCGATCGCGGTGGCCCTCTTCCCCACCACGGTGGGCGCGGCGCCCGGCACGACCAGCCCGAGCGACCGGTGGGTCGGCGTGGTGCACCAGGTGGCCGCCGCGGCGCTCTTCGTGCTGCTCGCGGTCTTCTGCCTCGTCCTGTTCACCCGCCCGGACCGGGCCGGGGTGGCACCGTCCCGATCCGCCGTCCGGTTCTACCGCGCCTGCGGCGGCGTCATCCTGGTGGCCATCGCGGTCGCCCTGGCGAGCACGCAACTCCCCGCGGAGGTGCGGCACACCCTCAAGCCGGTGCTGTGGTGCGAGACGGTGGCGGTGTTCGCCTTCGGCGCGGCCTGGGTGGCGAAGAGCGACGCGCTCTTCCGGGCCGCCGGCGAGGGGTCCAAGGACCCGGGCGAGGCGTCCCGCGATCTTGTAGCGTGA
- a CDS encoding GNAT family N-acetyltransferase, whose protein sequence is MSAEILIRPLGRPGDLGWVVLAHGETYAAEFGWDTSFEALVARIVADYAAGHDPAREAAWIAEVDGKRAGCVFCVAADERTAQLRILLVDPAARGQRLGERLVDECLSFARRAGYARIRLWTNHPLVAARRIYLSRGFRLVEEETHHSFGTELTGQVYERELAPAGA, encoded by the coding sequence ATGAGCGCGGAGATCCTCATTCGCCCGCTGGGCCGTCCCGGTGACCTGGGCTGGGTGGTGCTGGCCCACGGCGAGACGTACGCCGCCGAGTTCGGGTGGGACACCAGCTTCGAGGCGCTCGTGGCACGGATCGTCGCCGACTACGCGGCCGGCCACGATCCGGCGCGGGAGGCCGCCTGGATCGCCGAGGTCGACGGGAAGCGGGCCGGGTGCGTCTTCTGCGTCGCGGCCGACGAGCGGACCGCCCAGCTCCGGATCCTGCTGGTCGACCCGGCGGCCCGCGGGCAGCGGCTCGGCGAGCGCCTGGTCGACGAGTGCCTGTCCTTCGCCCGGCGGGCGGGTTACGCCCGCATCCGCCTGTGGACCAACCACCCGCTGGTCGCCGCCCGCCGGATCTACCTCTCTCGCGGCTTCCGGCTGGTCGAGGAGGAGACCCACCACAGCTTCGGCACGGAGCTGACGGGGCAGGTGTACGAACGGGAACTGGCGCCGGCCGGCGCGTGA
- a CDS encoding TetR/AcrR family transcriptional regulator, with protein MSQHERPRSARRDELLERAYEYALAHGLAELSLRPLAAAIGSSPRVLLFLFGSKDELIRALLRRARADELAALRRAREAGGADDFAAAVRTTWGWLVDPAHRPMLVLWLQAYARSLSEPDGPWAGFARQTVEDWLGLLADVHGGDDGGGTDPALGLALLRGALLDLLATGDVERTTAVVERHLRLLGAEAR; from the coding sequence GTGAGCCAGCATGAGCGACCCCGGAGCGCCCGCCGCGACGAACTCCTGGAGCGGGCGTACGAGTACGCCCTGGCGCACGGGCTGGCTGAGCTGTCGCTGCGCCCGCTCGCCGCCGCCATCGGATCCAGCCCGCGGGTCCTGCTCTTCCTCTTCGGCTCCAAGGACGAGCTGATCCGTGCCCTGCTCAGGCGGGCCCGGGCCGACGAGCTGGCCGCGCTGCGGCGGGCGCGGGAGGCGGGCGGCGCCGACGACTTCGCCGCCGCCGTGCGGACGACCTGGGGCTGGCTCGTGGATCCGGCCCACCGCCCGATGCTGGTCCTCTGGCTCCAGGCGTACGCCCGCTCGCTGAGCGAACCGGACGGACCGTGGGCGGGATTCGCCCGGCAGACCGTGGAGGACTGGCTCGGGCTGCTGGCCGACGTCCACGGCGGGGACGACGGCGGCGGCACGGATCCAGCGCTCGGCCTGGCGCTGCTGCGCGGCGCCCTGCTCGACCTGCTGGCCACCGGCGACGTCGAACGGACGACCGCGGTCGTCGAGCGCCACCTGCGCCTGCTCGGGGCTGAAGCCCGCTGA
- a CDS encoding TetR/AcrR family transcriptional regulator yields the protein MTRREEIVDVAERLLERGGPEAVTMRRLADELGIQAPSLYKHVAGKPEIEAALQQRALQRLAAALEAAPDLPSLAAAYRHWALGHPRLYEIATRLPLARDRLAPGVEAAAAAPLLRVTGGDLTAARALWGLAHGLVDLELAGRFPPGADLDAVWTHAMAERVAPGPGPGATS from the coding sequence GTGACCCGCCGCGAGGAGATCGTCGACGTGGCCGAACGCCTGCTGGAGCGCGGCGGGCCGGAGGCCGTGACGATGCGCCGGCTCGCCGACGAACTGGGCATCCAGGCCCCGTCGTTGTACAAGCACGTCGCGGGGAAGCCCGAGATCGAGGCGGCCCTGCAGCAGCGGGCGCTCCAGCGGCTCGCCGCGGCCCTGGAGGCGGCGCCGGACCTGCCGTCCCTCGCCGCCGCCTACCGACACTGGGCGCTCGGGCACCCCCGGCTGTACGAGATCGCCACCCGGCTGCCGCTGGCGCGCGACCGCCTGGCACCCGGCGTGGAGGCGGCCGCCGCGGCGCCGTTGCTCCGGGTGACCGGGGGTGACCTGACCGCGGCACGCGCGCTCTGGGGCCTGGCCCACGGGCTGGTCGACCTGGAACTGGCCGGCCGGTTTCCGCCCGGTGCGGACCTCGACGCCGTGTGGACACACGCCATGGCCGAGCGGGTCGCCCCCGGGCCCGGCCCGGGCGCGACGAGCTGA
- a CDS encoding zinc-binding dehydrogenase, with protein sequence MPIMRAAFASAFDADNPLAALTVGDRPEPTHPQDDWVTVQVRASSLNHHDLWSLRGVGLTTDQLPMILGCDAVGVDPDGNEVVVYPVVPTRGDPRGVSILSEHFPGTFAERVAVPRMNLLPLPDGLSATDAACLPTAWLTAWRMLTTRGRVGDGESVLVQGAGGGVATAAVALGVALGKRVYATSRDAAKRERITELGATALEPGARLPERVDVVIETVGAATFDHSLKSAAPMARIVVSGATAGHEPKVNLRRVFAMQLEILGTSMGTPDELTQLLAFCAEHEVRPVVDTVVPFSRIEDAFGRLHSGDVFGKVVVDHTA encoded by the coding sequence GTGCCGATCATGCGTGCCGCCTTCGCCTCGGCCTTCGACGCCGACAACCCGCTCGCCGCGCTCACCGTCGGCGACCGGCCCGAGCCGACCCACCCGCAGGACGACTGGGTCACCGTGCAGGTCCGGGCCAGCTCGCTCAACCACCACGACCTCTGGTCGCTGCGCGGGGTGGGCCTCACCACCGACCAGCTCCCCATGATCCTCGGCTGCGACGCGGTCGGCGTCGACCCGGACGGCAACGAGGTGGTCGTCTACCCCGTGGTGCCCACCCGGGGCGACCCCCGCGGAGTGTCCATCCTGTCGGAGCACTTCCCCGGCACCTTCGCCGAGCGGGTGGCCGTACCCCGGATGAACCTCCTGCCGCTGCCCGACGGCCTGTCGGCGACGGACGCGGCCTGCCTGCCCACGGCCTGGCTCACCGCGTGGCGGATGCTCACCACCAGGGGCCGGGTCGGCGACGGCGAGTCGGTGCTGGTCCAGGGTGCCGGCGGCGGCGTGGCCACCGCGGCCGTCGCGCTCGGCGTCGCGCTGGGCAAGCGGGTGTACGCGACGAGCCGTGACGCCGCCAAGCGCGAGCGCATCACCGAGCTGGGCGCGACCGCCCTGGAACCCGGCGCCCGGCTGCCCGAGCGGGTCGACGTGGTGATCGAGACGGTCGGCGCGGCCACGTTCGACCACTCGCTGAAGTCCGCCGCGCCGATGGCCCGGATCGTGGTCTCCGGCGCCACCGCCGGCCACGAGCCCAAGGTCAACCTGCGCCGGGTCTTCGCCATGCAGTTGGAGATCCTCGGCACCTCGATGGGCACCCCCGACGAGCTGACCCAGCTCCTGGCGTTCTGCGCCGAGCACGAGGTGCGCCCGGTGGTGGACACCGTGGTGCCGTTCAGCCGGATCGAGGACGCCTTCGGCCGCCTGCACTCCGGCGACGTCTTCGGCAAGGTCGTCGTCGACCACACCGCCTGA